The SAR202 cluster bacterium DNA window TGGAGGCGGATGTGGCGCTGGAGCACAGGATGAAACTGCACAAGGCGGTGGCGGATGTGCCTGCGGTGGAGGCAGCTGCGGTTCCCATTAAACATAAAATCAAAAAGAGGAGTATAACTCCTCTTTTTTTTACCCATTCAAAATTTGTTTATTCTAATTCTGCTAGATATCTTTCAGCATCAATAGCAGCCATACAACCTGTACCAGCTGCAGTAACAGCTTGTCGATAGATCCAATCCTGTGCATCTCCACAAGCAAAAACCCCCTCTATATTGGTTTTTGTTCCATTATTCGTAAGGATATAGCCATTTTCATTTCTGTCTATTATACCGTCGAATATTTGAGTATTAGGTTGGTGGCCAATGGCAATAAACAAACCATTGATATCCAATTCACTTTCATCTGAAGTTGATAAATTATGTAATTTTAATTTTGCAACTTCTCCATTTTCATTAGCTAAAATATCAATAACCTCAGTATTCCATATAAATTCAATTTTCGGGTTACTCACCGCTCGTTCCTGCATTATTTTCGATGCTCTTAATTCATCCCTTCTATGTATGATTTTTACACTCGTCGCATACCGTGTTAAAAATAATGCTTCTTCCATTGCAGTATCACCACCTCCTACAACGGCAACTTCTTGATCTTGAAAAAAGAATCCATCACATGTAGCACAGGCTGACACTCCTCTTCCCATAAGATTGCTTTCACTCTCAAGTCCTAGTAATTTAGCAGTAGCACCTGTAGCGATAATAACTGAGTTAG harbors:
- the trxB gene encoding thioredoxin-disulfide reductase; translated protein: MNEQIHDIIIIGSGPAGDTAALYAARANLKPLVIEGIEPGGQLMITTDVENYPGFPKGIQGPELMEEFKAQAERFGAEYIFGEVSSVDFNNRPFTITVDEETTYKSNSVIIATGATAKLLGLESESNLMGRGVSACATCDGFFFQDQEVAVVGGGDTAMEEALFLTRYATSVKIIHRRDELRASKIMQERAVSNPKIEFIWNTEVIDILANENGEVAKLKLHNLSTSDESELDINGLFIAIGHQPNTQIFDGIIDRNENGYILTNNGTKTNIEGVFACGDAQDWIYRQAVTAAGTGCMAAIDAERYLAELE